The Arachis hypogaea cultivar Tifrunner chromosome 14, arahy.Tifrunner.gnm2.J5K5, whole genome shotgun sequence DNA window atagattcaaaatcatccaatttacaaagaaaaaaaaaaaatcctaatgcCTAGCATAAACACCATCCACAAGATTTTAGATTCACCCAGAAATATTTGGCTGGTTTTTGACTGGTACCCTcttggttccctagcattgttgTTTCAATTAAAAGACACTACACCCTAATTTAatgttactaattaaatttagaattaatttattcttttaactctattattcacattgttcacacattgttcaaaaatgtTGTTGCTTACctatatttttccccttttctaTATTAATACAGCCATGTCTTGGTTTGTTATGTTAACATTCTACTAGTCATCATTTAATGAACCATATTAGCATTTACtgatttactaaaataaaaaatcaatactaatatttatATGGATTTTGTTAAGATTAGAAAAAGTAGAATAATTTTATATCGAAAAAACTAAAGTATTTATGTTTCTAATGAGATATTAAATGCCAAAAAAAGTCATTTCtataaaacatttttatttatttgagtatTCTTAATTCAAGTACTActgcatataaaaaattaatctctAATTAACTATTGAAATATACGTATTTGAtatttataacaaatttaatatatTGACATAAAAAAGTTTGATTATTAGATTTTTGTAGATATGATTATTCTATCaaaatagatttaattatttttaatcattgaTTACTTTAACATGCATAAATATACAGAAATGTATAATATGTAATTTAgagactaatttttttatatttataaaatttgttcttaattgtcaAGACCCTTTAAATtgtatgaaaaacaaaaaaaatgcatatttaattttataagcaAAACTCTTTTTTAAACCAACAGTATGCGATATAGTAGAGTAGTCTAAAGGCAAGATGTTTTTATCTTTCACATCTCCTGATTTGAACATATATATGGTGTTATATGCGATATCGAAAATTTTCTCTAATACATACACCTCAAAGCTTTTATCAAAATCGAATTTGACAATATCAGCATAATTTTAAAGGCCTTTAAAATAGACTTTAAAAACGTTGGGCATCAGAATtatgaaaattataaaatatagtatCGATCTTAGAGATATAAAATGGTTTCATGACATCAGCTgacataaaatattttaagtaaataaaaaaaaactatcgagaaagaaagaaacaacaaaaagaaGCAGCATAACTACTATTTTTCTGTAAATAGAGAGAGAATAGTATGATTACTCTCGTGACAAGGAGAACACAACTTTGTCCACCGGAAAGAGCTCCTCAGAAGTTAAAAGGAATTATAATGTGTTTCTCTGCATATTGAATAATACAACTGAAAGTTGTGTTGAGAACTTTTGTGTTTACCATATCATATATCATGGAAGGAAGATTCAACTACCTAAAACCTCTTCGTAGCATTTATGAAGCTTTTAGTAGCAGCAGCGTTACGGTACTCGCTGGTACCCAGTGTTAGGTGATGATAGATGTAAGTAGCGTGTGCACTTTGCGTTTGAATTGTTATTGTTCTTGACTTCTTGTAATTCTTGTTTTGTTTCGGAGCAGGTTGGGTCAACTCGATCCGATCCAtcacaaagaaaaaataaatattttaattaagggTTATGCTACTGCTAGGTAAAAGTTATCACAATTTTAAAACCATATGCACAACAACTCGagtgagagagggagagagataaaCAATTAAATGACAATGTATATATGCAAGAACTTGccagaacttgtcttatttagcattcattaatcgtcgtaacaattaataaattaaatgccAAATAAGGtaagttatggctgtttttgaCTAATTTTCTTTGGTTATCAAACATTTTCGATGCAGAAAATATTTTACATTGAAAATagatacaaattaaataaaactctATTAAATTGACTTAATTAAATTGGTAGATAAGCAAAATAATTTACAGAATGACCGAGTCGTAGAAAGCTTTCTTTAAggagtatatatgtatatatcttCAGTCACTCCTTAATCATTCTTTCTACCATCTCCTTATGTTTctccaacaataataattcagACACTAATGTTGAATCCTGTAATTCTCCACtatcaattttttttccaaaccCACATTGGAAACCACTCTTGGCTTTCAGGAACATTAGTATCAGCATTTCTTCTCCCACCAATGATTTCAAACAACAACATCCCAAAGCTATAAACATCACATTTGTGAGTCACAGGGAAAGGCATCCAAAGCTCCGGTGCAGCATAACCAGGGGTTTCTCTGCCTCCCGTCATGGATATATGAGTATTATCCCTGTTGCAAAGCTTGGCCAATCCGAAATCCGCAACTTTAGGATTGAAATTCATGTCCAAGAGAATTTTCGGCGGCTTAATATCATAGTGGATTATTCTTTGTGGACACTCTTCATGCAAATAAGCATTGCCTCATGCTGTTCTAACCGCAATCTCATGAAGCTTTTCAAATTCCAAAGCCTTAACTTGTTTGAATAAATACTTGTCAAGAGAGCCATTTCCCGTATATTTATAACTATTGCAATCAAGTTCTTTTCACAAAATCCAAAGAGTCTAAGTTAAATCTCCTCTTGAGCTTGACATTACTCAGCAAATGAAACTTTCAACTAAAGTAATATAGTGGTAAGGAACAAAGTGAAGAAGAGGAAAATTAAAGAATATTCGACAATCAAAATATAGTTAAGAGAAAACTGAAAACTTAACATGAAAAGCTATCCATGTTACCGAATACTTACGGACATACAAGATCagaacatttttattgaaatttggtCAGCACTTAATCATAAAAAGGAAAATGAATAATCTTACATTATTAGATgtcatctcacaccattaaaaatattaataatggctaattgatggctataCATTACAAATTTTGTTTGCCCCTAGCATTCTTCGTTAACAAGCTTGAAACAGAAATACTAGGATAATCAGAATTTATTAGTTTTTGTCGTTACTTCAccgttaatttaaatttttttagtttagtaatctaataattattgataaaaaataataaatttttgtgttaaagttattttattttatattttttaattactattaaaataatgttaaaataaattattttataatccaGATTATCCCTATTgaattacaaaaattatatatcataagCGTAATTAGAAATTAATGGAAGAGTTGCCTcaatcttcctcaatcaaaatctTCTCTATCTCTAATAGGGCCGCTAAATTGCAACTTCTTTcgtgaaaaaaaattgttaagaTTTGATATATTGGAGACCAAAATCCTGAAGTCACTGTTCCTAAAACCCAGATAAAAATAGTATTTAAAGcccaaaaaaataatatcttattttattctcatttaattccaaataaaaaataattatgacttattcaatttaacatttataacaataaataagaTCACCGTTATATAggtcatttaatttaaaaataacatcatttgtaattataattaatatatgtattattcacaaacaaactaaaaaattaaataatttcctaacaataattaataatattattagatACAACAaatgtataattataaatatttagaaattaattttattatattgttagtataaaataattttacctaTGTATCCAATTACGTAATataacatcaataaaaataattactttttatattaattatgtaaataatATAATTGTGTGACTGCTTAAAATATTTTACGCTATCAAAAtatcaatacatcaaaattacacttaaatattatatatgtaaaattatggatattaaatctctttttttttttggtgactgtggATATTAAATCTCTTAAAAGCCGATGTTTATTACTATTATATGCTTTATATAGATATATGCttgttattaatattatatattatagttAAAACGCGTTGCTTACTTCATCGAGTGTTCCGTAGCTTCTTCATACAAAGGacatatatatcaaatcaaatagtaaatagaaattatgagtgttgtgttgtgttgtgtcTCGGCCGGCGTaagattctcagtttctctcTATTTCTATTTTGTCTTCCGTTGTGATACAGAGATCATAAGATTTAAACCGGAGATatctcatttaaaaaaattaacttgatGTTAACATTAAAAACAACAAAATCACAATATAACATTTAGAAAATTATTATCAAGTctatgcatcaatacatttatttattatttcatcATGCACTAAATTGAATGAGCAGTTACAATATTGGAGTCCACAGCAATCACAGAAGAGTCACAATAACTACTTGTAGTTGCAGTTGTAGCATTGCAATTACTTGATGAATATTGCTGTGGAAGAGTAGCAAAACCATTGTCCATCAAGTATTGAAATGGATTCAAAGGTTGAGAAATCTCTACTGAACCTTCCAACATTTTCACAACAGCACTCATCATAGGCCTTGATTCTGGCCTATACTGAACACACCACAAAGCTACCTTAACCATTCTTTCTACCATCTCCTTATGTTTCTCCAACAATAATTCAGACACTAATGCTGAATTCTGTAACTCTCCACCATCAAATTTTTTCCAAACCCACATTGGAAACCACTCTTGGCTTTCCGGAACATTAGTATCAACATTTCTTCTCCCACCAATGATTTCAAACAACAACATCCCAAAGCTATAAACATCACATTTGTGAGTCACAGGGAAAGGCATCCAAAGCTCCGGCGCAGCATAACCGGGGGTTCCCCTGCCTCCAGTCATGGATATATGAGTATTATCCCTGTTGCAGAGCTTGGCCAATCCAAAATCCGCGACCTTAGGATTGAAATTCATGTCCAAGAGAATATTCGCCGGCTTAATATCGTAGTGAATTATTCTTTGTTGACACTCTTCGTGCAAATAAGCAATGCCTCTTGCTGTTCCAATTGCAATCTCATGAAGCTTTTCAAATTCCAAAGCCTTAACTTGTTTGAATAAATACTTGTCAAGAGAGCCATTTCCCATGTACTCATAAACTATTGCAATCAAGTTCTTTTCAACACAAAATCCGAATAGTTTAACTAAGTTGAAATGATGAACTTTACCTAAAGTTccaatttcagccataaattgTTCTTGGATTCTTTTGTCAGAACTTCTAAACAGAACCTTCACAGCTACAATGGTATCGTCACTAAAAACTCCTTTGTATACCGAACCAAAACCTCCAGATCCCAATAAATAAGAGAAGTTATCAGTTACAATCTTTAACTGTTGAGTAGTGAACCTAAATGGCTTGTCCTTTTCAATGTCATTCAGAAATTTATCCATAGTGTGAGTTAAAAATTGTGCATCCCGAATCACTTGTATACCTACAATCTTAATCCTTCCACGACATATTGCTAAACAAAGTGATATAAAGATCACAATCCCTCCTGCAAAATGTGAATTGAACGAGAAATATGATGGCCAAATCATTAAATATGGAAACTTAATTAAGATATCATGGTTATAAAACaatagttaaataaaattaaactcacCCACGATGATCATTACTAAAGCCGGTCGATCTAGTCCTCCTGAGCTTGACATTACTCAGCAAATGGAGGTTTGAAAGTACAGAAATATAGTGGTATGGGACAAAGTGAGGAAAAGGAGAATTAAAGAATATTCGACAATCGAAATAGAGTAAAGAGAAAACTGAAAACTTAACATGAAAAGTTATCCATGTTATGGAAAACTTGTGGAGATTGGAGAAGAcaagaaaattttatatcatacaGGAGATCAATAATGATTAAGAAGTGCTAGAACCACTCAAGAGagaagattaattaaaaaaatagtttagtgTATTTAATTGTGTATAATGGATACAAGATACTATGTATACAGAATGAGAAAATCTAGGgccagtatttttattaaaatttggtcaacacttaatcagcaaaaaaaaaaaaaaaaaattctataccaataaataaaatcttacaccattaaaaacattaataatgactaattgataactacaaattacaaaacctACTGACCCTACCACTCTTCTTACAGAAATTATCATCATAATACTTACTAGCTAACTATGAACTCTCAGCTACTAATCGCTTTATACATTATTGTTCTAATAAAAAGCTTGAAAGGATCAGGCCGGtctttataaaaattattgtatgTACGTCAGtataatatacaaaatatatatatatatatatatcgtattGTACAATGTAcactataaaatatatacatagagACAAACCCAACATGACATAAAAGCACATACGCTAATTTCAATTTTTGTGGGACACGAGATAcggtgtgtgtatatatatatataacaaattttagataaattgtGATAATATCTTAATTATTAGTATTTATATCCGtaataatattacaaaaatataaattttttaaaattatgttaattCTGTTATAATATTATAGATTATAgtacaaaaaatttatataattaaataactgtTGATACTCTGACCCAAcactaaggcccaggtccaaacgaaAGGTCCAATCCAAAAATTGGCCCTCATTCGACACCGACCTTCTCTCAAGAAGTCGGATCtaaccacgacttgctctaaggaagtcgggagtgaagattagctggcagataacacctatttaaataagtaaatgctcctaaaatctctcaacccacttccaggaggcatatctcaacttccctaagataaagggacggttatcctccttaaaaggtagaactactccaacggtagttattggttcaccactataaatacactgacatccctcaggtatctctaagttccaatactctttaaacttgcttagacccttgctgacttagacatcggagtgtctttgcaggtaccaccccccattctcgcacg harbors:
- the LOC112741854 gene encoding rust resistance kinase Lr10, with the protein product MSSSGGLDRPALVMIIVGGIVIFISLCLAICRGRIKIVGIQVIRDAQFLTHTMDKFLNDIEKDKPFRFTTQQLKIVTDNFSYLLGSGGFGSVYKGVFSDDTIVAVKVLFRSSDKRIQEQFMAEIGTLGKVHHFNLVKLFGFCVEKNLIAIVYEYMGNGSLDKYLFKQVKALEFEKLHEIAIGTARGIAYLHEECQQRIIHYDIKPANILLDMNFNPKVADFGLAKLCNRDNTHISMTGGRGTPGYAAPELWMPFPVTHKCDVYSFGMLLFEIIGGRRNVDTNVPESQEWFPMWVWKKFDGGELQNSALVSELLLEKHKEMVERMVKVALWCVQYRPESRPMMSAVVKMLEGSVEISQPLNPFQYLMDNGFATLPQQYSSSNCNATTATTSSYCDSSVIAVDSNIVTAHSI